From a single Staphylococcus epidermidis genomic region:
- a CDS encoding site-specific integrase, which yields MSIENFVNLKKYVSDPPIQSYVFVYILIVTGGRFGEVQKLSRSDLDYKNNTIHLPGTKTETSDRTVDIPAADMNMLRKTLSKMPVSLSNQLFSTGVGLITHNAVSKVLQKFCLENKIGKYTLHSIRHTHCSYLLLNDVSIYYTSKRLGYKNIKTTMDAYFASIR from the coding sequence ATGAGCATAGAAAATTTTGTAAATTTAAAGAAGTATGTATCTGATCCCCCTATTCAATCATATGTATTTGTTTATATTTTAATCGTCACTGGAGGTCGCTTTGGAGAAGTTCAAAAACTAAGTAGAAGTGATTTAGATTATAAAAATAATACAATACACTTACCAGGAACGAAAACAGAAACTTCAGATAGAACTGTAGATATACCTGCTGCAGATATGAATATGTTAAGAAAAACATTATCTAAAATGCCAGTGAGTTTATCAAATCAATTATTCAGTACAGGTGTAGGATTGATTACACACAATGCTGTATCTAAAGTGTTACAAAAATTTTGTTTAGAAAATAAAATAGGTAAATATACTTTGCATAGTATAAGACACACGCATTGTTCTTATTTACTACTCAATGACGTATCTATCTATTACACTTCAAAGAGATTAGGTTACAAAAATATTAAAACTACTATGGATGCATATTTCGCATCTATTAGATGA
- a CDS encoding halocin C8 precursor-like protein — translation MRKLFLSILSIIIISSFCVATGFQNVNAANNEVSKPQSNVDSKTKQNIIKKIKKSNAYKKHANSTSIDSIKDDDIIVHLDKGKNTNVYSINYVFGKKLAKMNDNLAMIELKYNEANNEVFYNHMMYSKFVKYNNKEYINMKGILNGKPYYEFNIDQKGHYYDKNFKHTSKDEIEKDSAKNLPPKERGWCEWAVGALCGTGGAAGCWATATALGITTGWGGFSLATICGLISSLGCTGATNYICK, via the coding sequence ATGAGAAAATTATTTCTATCAATTTTATCTATTATAATAATTTCAAGTTTTTGTGTTGCAACAGGGTTTCAAAACGTTAATGCTGCAAATAATGAGGTGAGCAAACCTCAAAGTAATGTGGATAGTAAAACTAAACAAAATATTATTAAAAAAATAAAAAAATCTAATGCTTATAAAAAGCACGCTAATTCAACTTCTATTGACTCAATAAAAGATGACGATATTATTGTTCATTTGGATAAAGGTAAAAACACCAATGTATATTCTATTAACTATGTATTTGGTAAAAAATTAGCTAAAATGAATGATAACCTTGCAATGATTGAATTAAAATATAACGAAGCAAACAATGAAGTTTTCTACAATCATATGATGTATTCAAAATTTGTTAAATATAATAATAAAGAATATATTAATATGAAAGGCATTTTAAATGGCAAACCTTATTATGAATTTAATATAGATCAGAAAGGTCATTACTACGATAAAAACTTTAAACATACCTCTAAAGATGAAATCGAAAAAGATTCTGCTAAAAACTTACCACCTAAAGAGCGTGGTTGGTGTGAATGGGCAGTAGGAGCTTTATGTGGTACCGGTGGAGCTGCAGGTTGTTGGGCAACTGCTACAGCTTTAGGTATTACTACTGGTTGGGGAGGCTTTTCATTAGCTACAATTTGTGGTCTGATAAGCTCTCTAGGCTGTACTGGTGCAACCAACTATATTTGTAAATAA
- a CDS encoding Ltp family lipoprotein: MQQETTSWYKQEWFIVLSLLFIFPLGLFLMWKFSKWPSIARTIITVAISVIVLASITYYGNLQMIVPATSNSNNETKETTENNVNDKDERNHKTAVEETKTNYDSTKENTKEPGKENESATRLENSALEKAKSYYDDFHMSKLGIYDILTSEYGEKFDKEDAQYAIDHLEADYEKNALEKAKSYAKDMHMSNDSIYDLLVSNYGEKFTESEAKYAIEHLDN, translated from the coding sequence ATGCAACAAGAAACGACATCATGGTACAAACAAGAATGGTTTATAGTTTTATCACTTTTATTCATTTTTCCACTAGGTTTATTTCTCATGTGGAAATTTAGCAAGTGGCCATCTATTGCAAGAACAATCATTACTGTTGCAATTTCAGTTATCGTATTAGCAAGCATTACCTATTATGGTAATCTACAAATGATTGTACCAGCAACATCAAATTCAAATAACGAAACTAAAGAAACTACAGAGAATAATGTAAATGATAAAGACGAGCGAAATCATAAAACTGCAGTAGAAGAAACAAAAACTAATTATGACTCCACCAAAGAAAATACTAAAGAACCTGGAAAAGAAAATGAATCTGCAACACGATTGGAGAACTCTGCGCTTGAAAAGGCAAAGTCATATTATGATGATTTTCACATGTCTAAACTAGGAATTTATGATATTTTAACATCTGAATATGGAGAAAAATTTGATAAAGAAGATGCACAATATGCTATAGATCATCTAGAGGCTGATTATGAAAAGAATGCACTTGAGAAAGCAAAATCATATGCCAAAGATATGCATATGTCTAATGACTCAATTTACGATCTTTTGGTGTCTAACTACGGTGAAAAATTTACAGAATCAGAAGCAAAATATGCTATTGAGCATTTGGATAATTAA
- the menE gene encoding o-succinylbenzoate--CoA ligase, with protein MNFWLQEQAQSNGNRLAIVTNQLSLTYEELYHRAKTIAEYLTSLNQKRIGLYISNDIDSVVLIHACWLAHIEIAMINTRLTRHEMINQMNSVDIATIVHTLPLELEGFNLYHFNDLTQLDKHDVSGYKFNLESIASIMFTSGTTGPQKAVPQTFNNHLASAKGCKQSLGFEQNTVWLSVLPIYHISGLSVILRAVIEGFTVRLVKKFQTDDMLTQIKTYPITHMSLVPQTLKWLMDAGLTQPFSLEKILLGGAKLSPQLIEQALTYRLPVYNSFGMTETCSQFLTASPQMLKERFDTVGKPSENVEVKIKNPNAYGHGELLIKGENVMNGYLYPKYLKDTFDNDGYFQTGDIAEIDDEGYVIIYDRRKDLIISGGENIYPYQIETIAKDFEGIEDAVCVGISDDTWGQVPILYYVTNQDINQTELIEHFENHLARYKIPKKYYQVKSLPYTSTGKLQRKKVKSEDLNEGKNNES; from the coding sequence GTGAATTTTTGGTTACAGGAACAAGCTCAATCAAATGGAAATCGATTAGCGATTGTTACAAATCAGTTATCTTTAACGTACGAAGAATTATATCATCGTGCAAAAACAATCGCGGAATATTTAACTTCTTTAAATCAGAAAAGGATTGGTTTATATATAAGCAATGATATTGATTCAGTTGTTTTGATTCATGCTTGTTGGTTAGCTCATATTGAAATAGCTATGATAAATACACGTTTAACGCGACATGAGATGATAAATCAAATGAATTCAGTCGACATAGCAACGATTGTACACACGTTGCCTTTAGAATTAGAAGGGTTTAATTTATATCATTTTAATGATTTAACACAATTAGATAAACATGATGTTTCAGGTTACAAATTTAATTTAGAATCGATTGCATCAATTATGTTTACGTCTGGAACGACGGGACCTCAAAAAGCTGTGCCTCAAACGTTTAATAATCATTTAGCCAGTGCTAAAGGCTGTAAACAAAGTTTAGGATTCGAACAAAATACTGTGTGGCTTTCGGTCTTACCTATATATCATATTTCTGGGCTCAGTGTTATTTTGCGCGCAGTGATAGAAGGATTCACTGTCAGACTTGTTAAAAAGTTTCAAACTGATGATATGTTAACACAAATAAAGACTTATCCAATCACCCATATGTCCCTTGTTCCACAAACGTTAAAGTGGTTAATGGATGCAGGATTGACTCAACCATTTTCTTTAGAAAAAATTCTGCTAGGTGGTGCTAAATTATCACCACAATTAATTGAGCAAGCATTGACTTATCGTTTACCTGTATATAATTCTTTTGGTATGACAGAAACTTGCTCTCAGTTTCTAACAGCCTCACCTCAAATGCTCAAAGAACGTTTCGATACTGTTGGAAAACCAAGTGAAAATGTCGAAGTGAAAATAAAAAATCCCAACGCATATGGACATGGAGAGTTATTAATTAAAGGTGAAAATGTGATGAATGGTTATTTATATCCCAAATATTTAAAAGACACATTTGATAATGATGGGTATTTTCAAACTGGAGATATAGCTGAAATAGATGATGAAGGTTACGTCATAATATATGATCGGCGCAAAGATTTGATTATAAGTGGTGGAGAGAATATTTATCCTTACCAAATTGAAACAATCGCAAAAGACTTTGAAGGCATTGAAGATGCCGTATGTGTAGGAATATCAGATGATACTTGGGGTCAAGTACCAATATTATATTATGTGACAAATCAAGATATTAATCAAACTGAATTAATAGAACATTTTGAGAATCATTTAGCTAGATATAAAATTCCTAAAAAATATTATCAGGTCAAATCTTTACCTTATACATCGACAGGTAAATTACAACGTAAAAAGGTCAAAAGTGAAGACTTGAATGAGGGAAAGAATAATGAAAGTTAA
- the menC gene encoding o-succinylbenzoate synthase, with protein MKVKAINLYTYKEPFKSPISTPKVKLTHRESLFTEIVTYSGETYYGECNAFLTNWYDKETILTVVNRLRQWIPQVLHKDMTSFDSWLPYLNQMNDAPAARSMVVMAVYQMYNDLHDFEVQYGATVSGLTNSQIETLLETRPKRIKLKWSTSLIKDLETIRLLNFDCDIAIDANESLTKPSFLQLANVNTSDIIYIEEPFKILEDLNDIDMSIFPRIAIDEKALSIEKIQSIIQQYPIQVVVLKPFRLGGIDRMLNAMKILKEKNIRFVVGGMYEFGLSRYFTAMLAKEGSYPGDITPHGYYFSNDIVETSGILKGGMIYFTPPKVKRSLLNKV; from the coding sequence ATGAAAGTTAAGGCAATCAATCTATATACTTATAAGGAACCTTTTAAATCACCAATTTCAACACCGAAAGTGAAGTTAACGCATCGAGAAAGTTTGTTTACGGAAATAGTAACTTATAGTGGAGAAACTTATTATGGAGAATGTAATGCATTTTTAACTAATTGGTATGATAAAGAAACAATACTCACAGTCGTAAACAGATTAAGACAGTGGATACCGCAAGTACTTCATAAAGATATGACATCTTTTGATTCATGGTTACCTTACCTAAATCAAATGAATGATGCGCCAGCTGCTAGATCAATGGTTGTCATGGCTGTTTATCAAATGTATAACGACTTGCATGATTTTGAAGTACAATACGGTGCTACAGTTAGTGGCTTAACTAATAGTCAAATTGAAACATTATTAGAAACAAGACCGAAACGTATAAAACTTAAATGGTCAACATCACTCATCAAAGATCTTGAAACTATACGTTTATTAAATTTTGATTGTGATATTGCTATAGATGCAAATGAATCATTAACAAAGCCATCATTTTTACAATTAGCCAACGTAAATACATCAGATATTATATATATTGAAGAACCTTTTAAAATTCTAGAAGATTTAAATGATATTGATATGTCTATTTTTCCTAGAATTGCCATCGATGAAAAGGCACTTTCTATAGAAAAAATACAATCAATAATTCAGCAATATCCCATACAAGTCGTCGTGTTAAAACCATTTAGACTTGGGGGAATAGATAGAATGTTAAACGCCATGAAAATTTTGAAAGAAAAAAATATAAGGTTTGTAGTTGGGGGCATGTATGAGTTTGGTCTAAGTAGATATTTTACAGCAATGTTAGCTAAAGAAGGAAGTTATCCGGGTGATATTACGCCACACGGTTATTATTTTTCTAACGATATCGTAGAGACAAGTGGCATATTAAAAGGGGGAATGATTTATTTCACTCCCCCTAAAGTCAAACGTTCTTTACTTAACAAAGTTTAA
- the yidD gene encoding membrane protein insertion efficiency factor YidD, with the protein MKKILLSLVVFYQRFISPLTPPTCRFYPTCSQYTREAIEYHGALKGLYLGVRRILKCHPLHKGGFDPVPLKKDKNSKTTHHH; encoded by the coding sequence TTGAAAAAAATATTATTATCTCTAGTTGTATTTTATCAACGTTTTATTTCGCCACTTACACCACCAACATGTCGATTTTATCCAACATGTTCACAATACACTAGAGAAGCCATCGAATACCATGGTGCACTAAAGGGACTTTATCTCGGTGTACGACGCATACTTAAATGTCATCCATTGCATAAAGGTGGCTTTGATCCTGTTCCATTAAAAAAAGATAAAAATTCTAAAACCACACATCATCATTAA
- the ytkD gene encoding RNA deprotection pyrophosphohydrolase produces the protein MEFEDRDGRIVTLNYKNENDMPNGNHVLAIPVYNNQLLFTNHQHRGIEFPGGKVEISEQSKEAVIRELYEETGAIAKFIYYFAQYSIKMEHDEPFIKDVYFVEVSHLEYVDTYYETLGPCLYHQINDIPLNKRSFLINDKAILHCLERVKTLGFY, from the coding sequence GTGGAGTTTGAGGATAGAGATGGAAGGATTGTAACATTGAACTATAAAAATGAAAATGATATGCCTAATGGCAATCACGTTCTTGCAATTCCGGTATACAATAATCAGTTATTATTTACAAACCATCAACATCGTGGGATAGAGTTTCCTGGTGGTAAAGTTGAAATAAGCGAACAAAGTAAAGAAGCAGTAATTAGAGAACTATACGAAGAGACGGGGGCAATCGCAAAATTTATCTATTATTTTGCACAGTATAGTATAAAAATGGAGCATGATGAGCCGTTTATAAAGGACGTTTACTTCGTTGAAGTAAGTCATTTGGAATATGTAGATACCTATTACGAGACTTTAGGCCCTTGTCTTTATCATCAAATTAATGATATTCCTTTAAATAAAAGAAGTTTTTTAATCAATGATAAGGCGATTCTTCATTGTTTGGAAAGGGTGAAAACACTTGGATTTTATTAA
- a CDS encoding alpha/beta hydrolase family protein yields MDFIKEKRMPIEYETHFFNEVTYLVDYLKVKALMMIPKNKKDIKRIVIYLRGGKGQVGRVRAARLMQFANEYTLVIGPYYRGNNGSEGRDEFYRGDLNDVTHLIRLLNQNYPSAFIHMVGFSRGGLQGLLTFNDLPVDSYMIWGGVSDIHLMYEERVDLRGMLRRMVGHPKKDAKAYKSRDAMQFIKKDSPPILIIHGGKDIQVGIHQAYDLEKKLKSKGIYYQTYYQLDEGHVPRPPAMRDVIRYIHQWMNDVENKNLNI; encoded by the coding sequence TTGGATTTTATTAAGGAAAAGCGCATGCCAATCGAATATGAAACTCATTTTTTTAATGAAGTAACATATCTTGTAGATTATTTAAAAGTCAAGGCTCTGATGATGATTCCGAAAAATAAAAAAGATATCAAACGTATCGTTATATACTTAAGAGGTGGTAAAGGGCAAGTTGGAAGAGTGAGAGCTGCAAGACTTATGCAATTTGCAAATGAATATACTTTAGTTATAGGTCCTTACTATAGAGGAAATAATGGAAGTGAAGGAAGAGATGAATTTTACCGCGGTGATTTAAATGATGTAACGCATTTGATTCGACTTTTAAATCAAAACTATCCTTCTGCATTTATACATATGGTAGGATTTTCACGTGGAGGTCTACAAGGATTACTTACTTTTAATGATTTGCCTGTAGATAGTTATATGATTTGGGGTGGCGTATCTGATATACATTTAATGTATGAAGAACGAGTTGACTTGAGAGGTATGCTACGACGAATGGTTGGACATCCAAAAAAAGATGCGAAAGCTTATAAAAGCAGAGATGCAATGCAATTTATAAAAAAAGATAGTCCTCCTATTCTCATTATTCATGGTGGCAAAGATATTCAAGTTGGAATACATCAAGCTTATGATTTAGAAAAAAAATTAAAATCCAAAGGAATTTATTATCAAACCTATTATCAATTGGATGAAGGTCATGTACCACGACCTCCTGCGATGAGAGACGTAATTCGATATATACATCAATGGATGAACGACGTCGAAAATAAAAATTTAAATATATAG
- the pckA gene encoding phosphoenolpyruvate carboxykinase (ATP), translating into MSIDTYTETLKINQLIEKATSHFQLSSTQLYKKILKNHEGELTELGAINVKTGKYTGRSPKDKFIVTEPSYKDNINWGDINQPMDEETFLKLYNKVLDYLNQKEELYIFSGYAGSDKESRLKLKVINELAWHNLFARNMFIRPESIDEAQNIKPNFTIVSAPHFKANPKLDGTHSETFVIISFKHKVILIGGTEYAGEMKKGIFSVMNYLLPMQDIMSMHCSANVGEKGDVALFFGLSGTGKTTLSADPKRKLIGDDEHGWNKNGVFNIEGGCYAKAIHLSKQKEPQIYNAIKYGTILENTVTNDDGTVDFDDNTYTENTRAAYPIDYIENIVTPSKAAHPNTIIFLTADAFGVIPPISKLTKDQAMYHFLSGFTSKLAGTERGVTEPQPSFSTCFGAPFLPLSPTKYADLLGNLIDIHDVDVYLVNTGWTGGKYGIGRRISLHYTREMVDQAISGKLKNTKYIKDDTFGLNIPVQIDSVPTTILNPINAWNNKDNYKAQAYDLIQRFNNNFKKFGKEVEHIANKGAFNQ; encoded by the coding sequence ATGTCTATAGATACATACACAGAAACACTTAAGATAAATCAGCTAATAGAAAAAGCTACATCACATTTTCAACTATCATCAACACAATTATACAAAAAAATTTTAAAAAATCATGAGGGTGAGTTAACTGAACTGGGGGCAATAAATGTTAAAACAGGTAAGTACACTGGTCGTTCACCTAAAGATAAATTTATAGTCACTGAACCATCGTATAAGGATAATATAAATTGGGGAGATATCAATCAGCCCATGGATGAAGAAACATTTCTAAAACTTTACAATAAAGTACTCGATTATTTAAATCAGAAAGAGGAACTTTACATATTTAGTGGATATGCAGGGAGCGATAAAGAGTCACGTCTTAAACTTAAGGTGATAAATGAATTAGCTTGGCATAATTTATTTGCTCGTAACATGTTTATTCGTCCAGAATCTATAGATGAAGCTCAAAATATAAAACCCAACTTCACAATTGTTTCAGCACCTCACTTTAAAGCTAATCCCAAATTAGATGGGACACATAGTGAAACATTTGTCATTATATCTTTTAAACATAAAGTGATTTTAATTGGTGGCACAGAATATGCTGGTGAAATGAAAAAAGGTATTTTCTCTGTAATGAACTATTTGCTTCCAATGCAGGATATCATGAGTATGCATTGTTCAGCTAATGTTGGAGAAAAAGGAGATGTAGCACTATTCTTTGGATTATCAGGAACTGGTAAGACGACGCTTTCTGCCGATCCAAAACGTAAGTTAATTGGTGACGATGAACATGGTTGGAATAAAAATGGCGTTTTTAATATTGAGGGTGGATGTTATGCAAAAGCAATTCATTTATCTAAACAGAAAGAGCCTCAAATTTATAATGCTATTAAATACGGAACAATATTAGAAAACACAGTTACAAATGATGACGGTACGGTAGATTTTGATGATAACACCTATACTGAAAACACTCGCGCCGCCTACCCTATTGACTATATAGAGAATATTGTTACACCTTCAAAGGCAGCACATCCGAATACGATTATTTTCTTAACCGCTGATGCATTTGGAGTTATCCCTCCTATTTCTAAGCTAACTAAAGATCAAGCAATGTATCATTTCTTAAGTGGATTCACGTCTAAACTAGCTGGAACAGAACGTGGTGTTACTGAACCTCAACCTTCGTTTTCAACTTGCTTTGGTGCACCATTCTTACCTTTAAGTCCAACAAAGTACGCTGATTTACTTGGAAATTTAATCGATATTCATGATGTAGATGTATATCTAGTAAATACTGGATGGACAGGTGGTAAATATGGTATAGGGCGAAGAATTAGTCTACACTATACTCGTGAAATGGTAGATCAAGCTATATCAGGTAAATTAAAAAATACTAAATATATTAAAGATGATACATTTGGCTTAAATATTCCAGTTCAGATTGACAGTGTACCTACAACTATTCTGAATCCTATCAATGCTTGGAACAATAAAGATAACTACAAAGCACAAGCTTACGATTTGATTCAACGCTTTAATAATAACTTTAAAAAATTCGGCAAGGAAGTTGAACATATTGCCAACAAAGGTGCATTTAATCAATAA
- the metK gene encoding methionine adenosyltransferase has product MTYNKRLFTSESVTEGHPDKIADQVSDAILDEILKDDPNARVACETTVTTGMALISGEISTTTYVDIPKVVRETIKDIGYTRAKYGYDSQTMAVLTAIDEQSPDIAQGVDKALEYRNDISEEEIEATGAGDQGLMFGYATDETDTYMPLPIFLSHQLAKRLADVRKDEILDYLRPDGKVQVTVEYGEDDKPRRIDTIVVSTQHAEDVELAQIEKDIKTHVIYPTVDKALLDDETKFYINPTGRFVIGGPQGDAGLTGRKIIVDTYGGYARHGGGCFSGKDPTKVDRSAAYAARYVAKNIVAAGLAKQCEVQLAYAIGVAEPVSISINTFDTGKVSEARLVEAVRKHFDLRPAGIIKMLDLKQPIYRQTAAYGHFGRTDVLLPWEKLDKVNVLKDAVEIQ; this is encoded by the coding sequence ATGACATACAATAAACGATTATTTACCTCAGAATCAGTTACTGAAGGCCATCCTGATAAAATTGCTGACCAAGTTTCAGATGCCATTCTTGATGAAATATTAAAGGATGATCCCAATGCTCGTGTAGCATGTGAAACAACAGTAACAACAGGAATGGCACTTATTTCTGGAGAAATCTCAACAACTACTTATGTAGATATTCCTAAAGTGGTGAGAGAAACGATTAAAGATATTGGTTATACTAGAGCAAAATATGGTTATGATTCACAAACAATGGCAGTGTTAACTGCGATTGATGAACAGTCTCCTGATATTGCACAGGGTGTAGACAAAGCTCTTGAGTATCGAAATGATATTTCTGAAGAAGAAATTGAAGCAACAGGTGCAGGTGACCAAGGATTAATGTTTGGATATGCAACTGATGAAACTGATACGTATATGCCTCTACCTATATTCCTGTCGCATCAACTTGCTAAACGATTGGCTGATGTACGAAAAGATGAAATTTTAGATTATCTTCGTCCAGATGGAAAAGTACAGGTGACTGTTGAATATGGTGAAGATGACAAACCTAGACGTATTGATACCATTGTAGTTTCTACACAACATGCTGAAGATGTAGAGTTAGCACAAATTGAAAAGGACATTAAAACGCATGTTATTTACCCAACTGTAGATAAAGCTTTATTAGATGATGAAACTAAATTTTACATTAACCCAACTGGACGTTTCGTTATTGGAGGACCTCAAGGAGATGCTGGTTTAACTGGACGTAAAATTATAGTTGATACGTATGGTGGATATGCCCGTCATGGTGGAGGTTGTTTTAGTGGTAAAGATCCTACTAAAGTAGATCGTTCGGCAGCTTATGCTGCAAGATATGTAGCTAAAAATATTGTTGCAGCTGGTTTAGCTAAACAATGTGAAGTACAACTTGCATATGCAATTGGTGTAGCAGAACCCGTTTCCATTTCAATTAATACGTTTGATACTGGAAAGGTTTCAGAAGCACGATTAGTTGAAGCTGTAAGAAAGCATTTTGATTTAAGACCAGCAGGTATCATTAAAATGTTAGACTTAAAACAACCGATATATAGACAAACAGCAGCGTATGGTCATTTTGGACGTACAGACGTATTGTTACCATGGGAAAAATTAGATAAAGTCAATGTTTTAAAAGATGCTGTTGAAATTCAATGA
- a CDS encoding aldo/keto reductase, with protein METVQFYNGRTMPKIGLGTYRVKDGDECRESVKYAIERGYRSIDTAMIYGNEETVGQGIKEGLESTGLSREDLFITSKLWLTDFGRQNVEDAYRQSVAKLGLDYLDLYLMHWPGTNEAVMIDTWRGMEDLYKQNQVKNIGVSNFTPEHFEALLAQVSIKPVINQVEFHPYLTQNKLRKYLEAQNIIMESWSPLMNSQILHDEVINEVANEVGKTPAQVVIRWNIQHDVVVIPKSVTPHRIEENLDVWNFELSDNQMERIDQLNQDKRIGPNPLEFDGK; from the coding sequence ATGGAGACGGTTCAATTTTATAACGGAAGAACAATGCCGAAAATAGGGCTCGGAACTTATAGAGTAAAAGATGGCGATGAATGTAGAGAATCTGTAAAATATGCTATCGAACGGGGTTATAGAAGTATAGATACGGCAATGATTTATGGTAACGAAGAAACGGTAGGTCAAGGTATTAAAGAAGGATTAGAATCGACTGGTTTAAGTCGTGAAGATTTATTTATAACTTCTAAATTATGGCTAACTGATTTTGGACGTCAAAATGTGGAAGATGCCTATCGACAATCTGTTGCAAAATTAGGACTGGATTATTTAGATTTATATCTGATGCATTGGCCAGGTACAAATGAAGCGGTAATGATTGATACTTGGAGAGGTATGGAAGACTTGTATAAACAAAATCAGGTGAAAAATATTGGTGTGAGCAATTTTACTCCAGAACATTTTGAAGCATTGCTTGCCCAAGTTTCTATTAAACCGGTCATTAACCAAGTAGAATTTCATCCTTATTTAACACAAAATAAATTACGAAAGTATTTAGAAGCTCAAAATATTATCATGGAATCATGGTCTCCATTAATGAATTCACAAATTCTCCATGATGAAGTCATAAATGAAGTAGCTAATGAAGTAGGAAAAACTCCAGCCCAAGTTGTAATAAGATGGAATATTCAGCACGATGTTGTTGTTATACCTAAATCCGTAACACCACATCGCATAGAAGAAAATTTAGACGTATGGAATTTTGAATTAAGCGACAACCAAATGGAAAGAATTGATCAATTAAATCAAGATAAAAGAATTGGACCTAACCCTCTTGAATTTGACGGTAAGTAA